A genome region from Candidatus Bathyarchaeia archaeon includes the following:
- a CDS encoding UPF0280 family protein: protein MIHEYGIIIGHSKFHIKSDKKEAILKAIEELKRHIEDLSRYIEENPHFQYSLEPLNVNQKAPLVVQKMVEASKIAGVGPMAAVAGAIADLGIEVLIRMGANIALVENGGEISVYTISDNIIASISTSEPNLTGKIGFLITKYDSPLGIGTSSGKSGQTISFGEADSVTVIANNAAIADAAATSVCNAVTGSDIKKSILKGLEKARGIKGVRGAIVVREGHIGMIGNLPKIVKVR from the coding sequence ATGATCCACGAGTATGGGATAATAATTGGGCACTCAAAGTTTCATATAAAAAGTGATAAAAAAGAGGCTATTTTGAAGGCAATTGAGGAATTAAAGCGACATATAGAAGATCTTTCAAGATATATAGAGGAGAACCCGCACTTTCAATACTCCTTAGAACCATTAAATGTGAATCAAAAGGCACCGTTAGTTGTCCAAAAAATGGTTGAGGCTTCTAAAATAGCTGGTGTAGGACCAATGGCTGCTGTTGCCGGCGCAATAGCTGATCTTGGGATTGAGGTATTAATAAGGATGGGCGCAAATATTGCTTTAGTTGAGAATGGCGGCGAAATTTCAGTTTATACAATTAGCGACAACATTATTGCATCAATCTCAACAAGTGAACCGAATTTAACTGGGAAAATTGGCTTCCTAATCACTAAATATGACTCACCGCTAGGCATAGGGACGAGCTCTGGGAAATCGGGTCAAACAATAAGTTTTGGAGAAGCTGATTCGGTCACAGTGATCGCGAATAATGCTGCAATAGCTGATGCAGCAGCGACATCAGTATGTAATGCCGTTACTGGATCAGATATTAAGAAATCAATATTGAAGGGCTTGGAGAAAGCCAGAGGCATAAAGGGCGTCAGAGGAGCCATAGTAGTTCGGGAGGGACATATTGGTATGATCGGTAATTTGCCAAAAATAGTTAAAGTAAGATAA